One Streptosporangium sp. NBC_01495 DNA window includes the following coding sequences:
- a CDS encoding IS66 family transposase: MHQLCCSHLLRDLEDCAETYPEAAWPTQIQTALRGLIHAANLARRQSKDAIEAGTKAMWLKSFRHGVRVGLSQVRRLPGPAKTVAQPFGRVLLEVLRDREDDVLRFAHDLLVPPTNNQAERDVRPAKTHTPSAATSPPPPNTAQTSWRRSATLSWAAPGCHPTRHQPEPGPQPATAHTRSRSHTATMQRRNAVGVNAYPRWCSPGTHPAPGAAPSQGSGGTARTERGQPGGETPAGRQGLAFPMHTLSIDMAPRPSSPMSLLNPPATSVRAFT; the protein is encoded by the coding sequence CTGCACCAACTGTGTTGCTCGCATCTACTACGCGATCTTGAAGACTGCGCCGAGACCTACCCCGAAGCCGCCTGGCCGACCCAGATCCAGACCGCGCTGCGCGGGCTTATCCATGCCGCCAACCTCGCCCGCCGGCAGAGTAAGGACGCCATCGAGGCGGGCACCAAGGCAATGTGGCTCAAGAGTTTCCGCCACGGAGTGCGGGTCGGCCTGTCGCAGGTGCGCCGCCTCCCCGGACCGGCCAAGACCGTCGCCCAGCCCTTCGGCCGCGTCCTGCTGGAAGTGCTGCGCGACCGTGAGGACGACGTGCTGCGTTTTGCTCACGACCTGCTCGTGCCACCGACGAACAACCAGGCCGAACGCGACGTCCGTCCAGCCAAAACCCATACGCCATCCGCGGCTACATCTCCACCGCCGCCAAACACGGCGCAGACGTCATGGCGACGATCCGCGACGCTCTCCTGGGCCGCGCCTGGATGCCACCCGACCCGACACCAGCCTGAGCCCGGGCCACAGCCCGCGACGGCCCACACCCGAAGCCGATCACACACCGCGACCATGCAACGCCGGAATGCGGTGGGCGTGAATGCTTACCCGCGGTGGTGTTCACCGGGCACTCACCCGGCGCCCGGAGCCGCGCCCTCGCAGGGAAGCGGAGGCACGGCGAGAACAGAACGCGGACAGCCGGGTGGCGAGACGCCCGCCGGGCGTCAGGGACTCGCGTTCCCCATGCACACCTTGTCCATCGACATGGCGCCCAGGCCGTCGTCGCCGATGTCGCTGCTGAACCCTCCGGCCACTAGCGTGCGGGCCTTCACGTAG
- a CDS encoding MGH1-like glycoside hydrolase domain-containing protein produces MTNDSKVAYAQVQNSLARGWNTWDTRSVLTQVLLPDALGLSFGLKEYYRGTSLRTVQIGRRTDGAETVTLGRHAYDGGYTEVTVRWAGITIRVQTAHAGDDLVVLVTPTGNQHKSALLTVAAGYLWNRPGYVSRTGDRLTATGPDGAAVDVFCTAAHVDDPYTDIDGPYLAMELTSAVGVSTGRARDLGEIAAIVARASAGIGKAGTDALAQHREIVRDAISWNTIYEPAGSRVITTVSRLWNVGKRGGYALFCWDAFFNALLAAVSSRDLAYINTVEMLRALTPEGFVPNVEQGTGRRTIDGSQPPVGSLVTRELYRKFGDVWFLEETFDALLSWNRWWWRVRRDGDLICAGSTYFDPEFPSPQDIPRIHQHFGATCESGLDGHPVFDEVPFDTSKSLLAAHDVGLNSLYAADCEALAEIADIIGDQAAAGELRERHAAVTKAMESLWDERSGIYRSRRTDTGLPTERLSATSFYPLLAGLGAGDRAGRMVSEHLLPNDGFGGEWVLPSSPRSEPVDLNDGGYWSGRAWPPVNFLVYLGLRRAGEKPVAGWLAEGSARLVLKEWNELRHVHENYSSIHGGACDKPNSEPFQTWGALLSLIVLMENGETGFLEDWMNAEP; encoded by the coding sequence ATGACGAACGACAGTAAGGTCGCCTACGCCCAGGTCCAGAACTCGCTCGCGCGGGGCTGGAACACCTGGGACACACGCAGCGTGCTCACCCAGGTCCTGCTCCCCGACGCGCTGGGCCTGTCCTTCGGTCTGAAGGAGTACTACCGCGGCACCTCACTGCGCACCGTCCAGATCGGCCGCCGCACGGACGGCGCGGAGACCGTCACCCTGGGCAGGCACGCCTACGACGGCGGTTACACGGAGGTGACCGTGCGGTGGGCGGGCATCACCATCCGGGTGCAGACCGCCCATGCGGGCGACGACCTGGTCGTACTGGTGACGCCGACCGGCAACCAGCACAAGAGCGCGCTGCTGACCGTCGCGGCCGGCTACCTGTGGAACCGGCCGGGCTACGTCAGCCGGACGGGCGACCGGCTCACGGCCACCGGCCCGGACGGCGCGGCCGTCGACGTCTTCTGCACGGCCGCGCACGTCGACGACCCGTACACCGACATCGACGGACCGTACCTCGCGATGGAGCTGACCTCCGCCGTCGGGGTCAGCACCGGACGCGCCCGCGACCTCGGCGAGATCGCGGCGATCGTCGCCCGGGCCTCCGCCGGCATCGGAAAGGCCGGTACGGACGCGCTGGCGCAGCACCGAGAGATCGTCAGGGACGCCATCTCGTGGAACACGATCTACGAACCGGCCGGGTCCCGGGTGATCACGACGGTCAGCCGGCTCTGGAACGTGGGCAAGCGCGGCGGATACGCGCTGTTCTGCTGGGACGCCTTCTTCAACGCCCTGCTGGCGGCCGTGTCCAGCAGGGACCTCGCCTACATCAACACGGTCGAGATGCTGCGGGCGCTGACGCCGGAGGGATTCGTCCCAAACGTCGAGCAGGGCACCGGGCGGCGGACCATCGACGGATCGCAACCGCCGGTCGGCTCGCTGGTGACGCGCGAGCTCTACCGGAAGTTCGGCGATGTCTGGTTCCTTGAGGAGACCTTCGACGCGCTGCTCTCCTGGAACCGGTGGTGGTGGCGGGTACGCCGGGACGGCGATCTGATCTGTGCGGGTTCGACGTACTTCGATCCGGAATTTCCTTCGCCGCAGGACATCCCACGGATCCATCAGCACTTCGGCGCGACGTGCGAGTCCGGCCTGGACGGGCATCCGGTCTTCGACGAAGTCCCCTTCGACACGTCCAAGAGCCTGCTCGCCGCCCACGACGTGGGGCTGAACAGCCTCTACGCCGCCGACTGCGAGGCCCTCGCGGAGATCGCCGACATCATCGGCGACCAGGCGGCCGCGGGCGAGCTCCGGGAGCGGCACGCGGCCGTCACCAAGGCGATGGAGTCCCTGTGGGACGAGCGGAGCGGCATCTACCGCAGCAGGCGGACCGACACCGGGCTGCCGACCGAGCGGCTGTCCGCGACGAGCTTCTATCCTCTCCTGGCCGGCCTGGGCGCCGGAGACCGGGCCGGACGGATGGTCTCCGAGCATCTGCTCCCCAACGACGGCTTCGGCGGCGAATGGGTGCTGCCCTCCTCACCACGTAGCGAGCCGGTCGACCTGAACGACGGCGGCTACTGGTCCGGGAGGGCGTGGCCACCGGTGAACTTCCTCGTCTACCTGGGTCTCCGGCGCGCGGGTGAGAAGCCGGTGGCCGGGTGGCTCGCCGAGGGGAGTGCCAGGCTCGTGCTGAAGGAGTGGAACGAGCTGCGCCACGTGCACGAGAACTACTCCAGCATTCACGGCGGCGCGTGCGACAAGCCCAACAGCGAACCCTTCCAGACCTGGGGCGCGCTGCTGAGCCTCATCGTCCTGATGGAGAACGGCGAGACCGGCTTCCTTGAGGACTGGATGAATGCCGAGCCGTGA
- a CDS encoding ATP-binding cassette domain-containing protein: MTNPSDAEPVLTVTGLRVTFPIRGSFGLRRSRFVAVEDASLSVAENEIVAVVGESGSGKTTIARCVTGLRRADAGVMTFEGTELPARRTPELRRAIQMVFQDPRSSLNPRMRAGDIVDEAWLTHPDAAPEGPRGSAIEAVLADVGLNPDVAERYPAQLSGGQCQRVSLARALALTPRLLVCDEAVSALDVSVQSQVLRLLVELRSTRRLSMLFISHDLGVVHQIADRVVVMRDGRIVEHGPADEVFSAPKHEYTQALLDAALELNDLSM; encoded by the coding sequence ATGACGAACCCATCGGATGCCGAGCCGGTGCTGACCGTGACCGGGCTGCGGGTGACCTTCCCGATCAGAGGGTCCTTCGGACTGCGCCGATCCCGGTTCGTCGCCGTCGAGGACGCGAGCCTCAGCGTGGCCGAGAACGAGATCGTCGCCGTGGTCGGGGAGTCCGGATCGGGCAAGACGACCATCGCGCGGTGCGTGACCGGCCTGCGGCGCGCCGACGCCGGTGTCATGACCTTCGAGGGAACCGAGCTCCCAGCACGTCGTACGCCGGAACTGCGGCGGGCGATCCAGATGGTGTTCCAGGACCCGCGATCCTCGCTGAACCCCCGCATGCGGGCCGGCGACATCGTCGACGAGGCCTGGCTCACGCACCCCGACGCCGCACCGGAGGGACCACGCGGGAGCGCCATCGAGGCCGTGCTCGCCGACGTGGGACTGAACCCCGACGTCGCCGAGCGCTATCCGGCCCAGCTCTCCGGCGGCCAGTGCCAGCGGGTCAGCCTGGCGCGGGCGCTCGCGCTGACACCCCGGCTGCTCGTCTGCGACGAGGCCGTTTCCGCGCTGGACGTGTCGGTGCAGTCACAGGTGCTGCGCCTGCTCGTCGAGCTCCGGTCGACGCGGCGGCTGTCCATGCTGTTCATCAGCCACGACCTCGGCGTCGTCCACCAGATCGCCGACCGGGTGGTGGTCATGCGGGACGGCCGGATCGTCGAGCACGGCCCCGCGGACGAGGTGTTCTCCGCCCCCAAGCACGAGTACACCCAGGCGCTGCTCGACGCCGCCCTGGAACTCAACGACCTGAGCATGTGA